A section of the Acidobacteriota bacterium genome encodes:
- the murA gene encoding UDP-N-acetylglucosamine 1-carboxyvinyltransferase, with amino-acid sequence MDKLVIRGGEPLLGTIRTSGAKNAALPCMAAALLTDEPVILENIPQVRDIETTRKLLAAMGAEVELGFGRAQHRTTICAKTLNAPEASYELVKTMRASTLVLGPLVARCGRARVSLPGGCAIGARPIDLHIKGLERLGAKITQEHGYVEATADRLRGAEIVFDKITVTGTEDLLMAATLAEGETVMQNCAREPEVADLAALLNAMGAKIEGAGTSTIRVRGVAKLHGARHRIIPDRIEAGTFIIAGALTGGDLNVTACDPSHLTAILQKLNETGVKTAVKADSVRVMGDHPFTAADMNTEEYPGFPTDMQAQFMALATQAEGTSVIAENIFENRFMHAQELVRMGANIKIEGRRAIVRGKTPLSGAAVLASDLRASASLVLAALVADGETIIDRVYHLDRGYENIEEKLKSVGAQIRRVGDILPKKAAAPVRQ; translated from the coding sequence ATGGACAAGCTAGTCATCCGCGGTGGTGAACCTCTGCTCGGCACCATCCGCACCAGCGGCGCGAAGAATGCCGCGCTCCCCTGCATGGCCGCCGCGCTGCTCACGGACGAACCCGTCATCCTCGAAAACATCCCGCAAGTCCGCGACATCGAAACCACGCGCAAGTTGCTCGCCGCTATGGGCGCCGAAGTTGAACTTGGTTTTGGACGCGCCCAGCACCGCACCACCATCTGCGCGAAAACGCTCAACGCGCCGGAAGCCTCCTACGAACTCGTCAAGACCATGCGCGCCTCCACCCTCGTACTCGGCCCGCTGGTGGCCCGTTGCGGACGCGCCCGCGTGTCTCTGCCCGGCGGTTGTGCCATCGGCGCTCGCCCCATCGACCTGCACATTAAAGGACTCGAACGCCTGGGCGCGAAGATCACGCAGGAACACGGCTATGTCGAAGCCACCGCCGACCGACTGCGCGGCGCCGAAATCGTCTTCGACAAGATCACCGTCACCGGCACCGAAGACCTGCTCATGGCCGCAACTCTAGCCGAGGGTGAAACCGTCATGCAGAACTGCGCTCGCGAGCCTGAAGTTGCCGACCTCGCCGCGCTGCTCAACGCCATGGGTGCGAAGATCGAAGGAGCAGGCACGTCAACCATCCGCGTGCGGGGCGTTGCCAAACTCCACGGAGCGCGCCATCGCATCATCCCCGACCGCATCGAAGCCGGGACGTTCATTATCGCCGGCGCGCTGACGGGGGGAGACCTCAACGTCACCGCCTGCGATCCCAGCCACCTCACTGCTATCTTGCAGAAGCTCAACGAGACCGGCGTCAAGACCGCCGTGAAAGCTGATTCGGTCCGCGTGATGGGCGATCATCCATTCACCGCCGCCGACATGAACACGGAAGAGTATCCCGGCTTCCCCACCGACATGCAGGCGCAATTCATGGCGTTGGCCACGCAGGCTGAGGGCACGTCGGTCATCGCAGAGAATATTTTCGAAAACCGATTCATGCACGCGCAGGAACTGGTCCGCATGGGCGCAAACATCAAGATCGAAGGCCGCCGCGCCATCGTCCGGGGAAAGACTCCCCTCAGCGGAGCAGCGGTGCTCGCCTCTGACCTCCGCGCCTCCGCATCGTTGGTGTTAGCGGCGTTAGTCGCGGACGGAGAGACCATCATTGACCGCGTGTACCACCTCGACCGTGGATACGAAAATATCGAAGAGAAGTTGAAGAGTGTAGGAGCCCAGATCCGCCGCGTTGGCGACATCCTGCCCAAAAAAGCCGCTGCGCCGGTACGACAATAG
- a CDS encoding beta-lactamase family protein translates to MTANDNPPPGFVFLVRNCSGQEEKFRGAFAILEKAITARAFPGCACAVSLRGELISHHALGRFTYDPSSSAVTAASIFDLASVTKAIATTTMAMILYERGLLDLDAPVAAVVPEFTSNNSDPRRRDVTLRMLLAHSSGLPAYEKLYQRTTTREELLAAAFTTGLTADPGTRSEYSDIGFIVLGIALERLADEPLDTFCQREIFGPLGMAHTTFNPPKSWRDQIVPTANETGSPENSASTWRGRIIQGEVQDENASLLGGIAAHAGLFAPVENVALFAHTMLNGGRPILRPETVELFTRREASPEGTSRALGWDTPSTPSQSGKYFGPRSYGHLGYTGTSLWIDPDRQLSITLLTNRTWPDCQNQSIKQVRPTFHDAIIEALKSH, encoded by the coding sequence TTGACCGCCAACGACAATCCGCCCCCCGGCTTCGTCTTCCTGGTGCGCAACTGCAGCGGGCAGGAAGAGAAATTCCGCGGAGCCTTCGCGATTCTCGAGAAAGCGATTACGGCACGCGCATTTCCCGGATGCGCGTGCGCGGTATCACTTCGCGGAGAACTCATCTCTCATCACGCCTTAGGACGCTTCACCTACGATCCCTCATCGTCTGCGGTCACCGCGGCCAGCATCTTCGACTTGGCGTCGGTCACGAAAGCCATCGCGACCACGACGATGGCAATGATCCTCTACGAGAGAGGACTCCTCGACCTCGACGCTCCCGTCGCCGCCGTCGTCCCAGAATTTACGAGCAACAACAGCGACCCGCGCCGGCGCGACGTGACATTGCGAATGCTCCTCGCCCACTCCTCGGGACTCCCCGCATACGAAAAACTCTATCAGCGGACGACGACACGCGAAGAACTGCTGGCTGCGGCGTTCACTACCGGTCTGACCGCCGATCCCGGCACTCGCTCCGAGTACAGCGACATCGGCTTCATCGTCCTTGGAATTGCTTTGGAGCGCCTCGCCGACGAACCTCTCGATACGTTCTGCCAACGCGAAATCTTCGGCCCACTCGGCATGGCGCACACGACATTCAATCCACCAAAATCGTGGCGAGACCAGATCGTCCCCACCGCCAACGAAACAGGTAGCCCCGAAAACTCTGCAAGTACATGGCGCGGTCGAATCATCCAAGGCGAAGTGCAGGACGAAAACGCCAGCCTTCTCGGCGGCATTGCCGCACATGCCGGCCTCTTCGCCCCCGTCGAAAACGTCGCTCTCTTTGCTCACACCATGTTGAACGGCGGACGCCCCATTCTCCGCCCCGAAACGGTGGAACTCTTCACCCGCCGCGAAGCCTCGCCGGAAGGAACGTCCCGAGCCCTGGGCTGGGACACCCCCTCCACACCTTCGCAATCCGGAAAATACTTCGGTCCCCGTTCCTACGGCCACCTCGGTTACACCGGCACCTCTCTTTGGATCGATCCCGACCGCCAACTTTCCATCACTTTACTCACTAACCGCACCTGGCCCGATTGCCAGAATCAATCCATCAAACAAGTTCGTCCCACCTTCCACGACGCCATCATCGAAGCGCTCAAATCCCACTGA